The Algoriphagus halophilus sequence ATATAATAGAGAACTCATGGTTTTGTGGTTATGGTGTTAGTTTTATTTAATTCTTTAGATTCAATGCTCATGCCCTTATGCCAACAATTCAAAAAAAGGGGCTTAATTTGGTAAAAAAGCAGGTTTTAGACCTCTATTGATGTCATCTTAACCCGGTAAATTCCGAGATATGAGAAATAAATTCCCCAATTCTGGGAATTCCCAGCTATTTGAAAGCACCAACTTATCCATGAATCGAATTAAGTTTTACTCTATCATTTCCCTTTTTTTAATTATCGTAGGAAGTGGTATTTCCTATTGGACTTCTGAGAGGATTGGGTACTACACTTCTGCTTTGATGGAAACCCAGGATATCCTCCAAAGAACAAGTGAACTCTATGCAAGTATTTTAGAAAGAGAAACCAATATTAGAGGCTTTGTGATTACTGGGGAAGAAGCCTTTCTAACCAATTACAGGCAGTCATTGATAGATGCTCAGATGCTTTTGGATAAATTAAAGGACCTTACCACAGATAATCCAAAGCAGCAACAAAATCTTGAAGTTCTAGAGGATCTAATTAAACAACGGGTAACGGTCTTTGAGGAAACTATTTCTTACTATCATGAACATGGAAATTTAGATGGATTTTTAAGTTCTGGAAGAGTCGAAAATGCCCTTAGTGGATACAGGACGATCAAGCAGGTGGTCACCACCATCAATGATGAGGAAAACAGATTATTTGTGGAGCGAAATAGGTCCCTCCTTAATAATATCAATGCCCTTCCTTTTATCGTTGGTTTAATATCCCTATTCTCAATTTCGGTAGGCTTTGTTACCTTATTTTCAATATTCCATTACAATAAGGTTCAAAAAATCGCTTCAAGAAGAATCAAAAATTATCAGGAACAACTGCAGGAACAGCTCTATTTGTTGGATGACTCCAATAAGGAATTAGAGCAGTTTGCTTATGTGGCTTCTCATGACTTACAGGAGCCATTACGGAAAATAACTGCCTTCTCAGATTTATTGGTTGAACAATATTCAGACACACTTAAAGGAGATGGAGAACTTTACCTCAATAGAATCACAGTGGCGGCCAATCGCATGAGAAGGCTCATCACGGATCTTTTGGAATATAGCCGGGCAGGAAGGATTACCAGTGAGGAAGAAAAAGAAATAGATCTTCAAGATGTCATCGAGATTGTTTTAGATGATTTGGAGATCGCCATTGTTGAGAAAAAGGCAAAGGTTGAAGTGGGGACTTTTCCAAAAGTCATCGGAAAAGAAACCGAGTTCAGGCAAGTGTTTCAAAATTTGATTTCTAATGCTTTGAAATTTTCAGATCCAAAAAAGATTCCTGAGATCAAAATAAACTGCCAGGAGGCACCTCAGGAAGAAATAAAACGTATCACTCTATTAGAGCCTGAGCTTTCCTATTATAAGATCACCGTGGAGGATAATGGAATTGGCTTTGATGAAGAATATTCAGAAAAAATTTTCGCTATTTTCCAACGTCTTCATGGAAAAAATGCTTTTGAGGGAACTGGAATAGGTCTTTCTATTTCCAAGAAAATCATAGAAAAATCGAACGGTACCATTCAAGCAAAAAGCGAACTTGGAGTAGGCTCAGTGTTTACGATCTATTTGCCGGTCATTCCATCTTAATAAGTTAGTGCACCAAATGACATTTGGGCCATATATCAATAAATAACTCACACAATTATTTTATTCGCAAAAAACTGATATCTTTTTGGGCCTTTAAAAAACACCTATGTTCGTGAAAAAGCCAATTAACATACTTGTCGCAGAAGACGATGATGATGATAAATTATTGATCATAAAAGCGTTTCAAAAAACGCTGCCAAAAGAGAATGTCACCTGCGTCGAAGATGGAGAGGCACTACTTCAGTACCTGAATCGTTCTGCTCCTTTTGATGATTTGACTAATTATCCTGTTCCTGATATCATCTTACTCGATCTGAACATGCCTAGAAAGGATGGCAGGACCGCACTTGCTGAAATCAAAAGCCATGAGGATTTTAAAAAAATCCCAGTGATCATTTTCACTACCTCAAATTTGAAAGATGATATAGAAGTCACTTACAAAATGGGGAGCAATAGCTACATCACTAAACCGGGATCTTTTGAAGGACTGGTAAAAGTGGCTAAGGAAATTGAAAATTATTGGTCCAATACGGTCATGTTACCGATTTAAAAAACTAGCAAGCATGAGTTCTGAAACCATTCGCATTTTATATGTCGATGATGATCCGGATGATTTATTCCTCTTTTCTACCATTTTAAAAAAAATAAAAGAAACCAATTATCAGATTGAGTCTGCAGCATCCTATGAAGAGGCGTTGGAGAAATCCCAAGAGCGCTTTGACGTTTACCTTGTAGACTACAAACTTGGCAAAGCAACCGGATTAGAACTGATCCAAGAAATAAAATCGATTCAAAAACATGCCCCAGTAATCATGCTGACGGGAATGAATACCGGTTCAATTGATCAAGAGGCTCTTCAATTAGGGGCCTCTGATTATTTAATCAAAGGGGAATTTGATGCAAGAACATTAGACCGAACCTTGCGATATGCCATCCGGGATTCCCAATTAATGGAATCTTTGGACGGTGCCGCTATTAAATTTCGATCCATTTTTGAGAGAGCCGGAGACCCCTTCCTCTTAATGGATGGAACGAGCAAAATATTGGAGGCGAATCCTATTTTTATTTCAAAATTTGGGATAGAACCCCATTCGGAAGAATCCGGGTTGGGTTATTTTTTTACCGACTTAATAGAGGACCAGGTATCCAGGTTGATTTTAATGGACGTTTTGGGTAAAAAATCTGAACTGTATGATCTAGAAACCGTCCTGAAAATAGACAGCGATACCCATATCAATGCATTGATCAGTATTGCCAAACAGGATGCCAACCTTTTCCAAGTGTTGATCAAAGATCTGACAGCCATGAAAGCAAAAGAAGAGGAAGATTTAAACCTGAAAAAATTCTCTTCCACAGGTAGGATTGCCAGACTGCTTGCCCACGAAGTAAAAAATCCACTGACTACCATTGTCTTATCTGCTGATCAACTCCAAATGGAACTTCCTGAGAATATCCTGGAGGAAAGTGGAGATCTAATTGAAGTCATCCAACGAAACTGTAATCGAATCAACCAATTGGTCACCCAGTTATTGGAAAGCACCAGATTTACGGAGTTAGACATTGCCAATTATTCCATCAATGATCTGCTAGATGAATCTTTAGAACAAGTAATTGACCGAGTCCAAATGAAAAACCTGGATGTCCAAAAAGATTATCAAGATGAGATTTGCAATATCGATGTAGATGCCGAAAAGGTAAAAATTGCACTTATTAACCTACTGGTAAATGCCATCGAAGCGATGCCCGAATCAGGAGGAAAACTTTTTCTAAAAACTTACATTAAGGGAAAACAATGCAGAGTTGAGTTAAAAGATAATGGAGTGGGTATTCCTAAGGAAAATTTGGAAAGATTATTTGAGCCTTTTTTCACCAGCAAAGAATCTGGTTCAGGTTTGGGCTTAACCAATACCCAAAACATCATCTTAAGCCATGGAGGCTCCATACGCGTAAAAAGTGAAGAAGGAGTAGGAACCACATTTTTGCTAAGCTTCAATTTGAGTTCTTAAATACACCCTGTGGTAGTGAAAAAATAATTCCCATGGATTTTCAAGGAAAATTAGAAAACTTCGAATTCAATCATTGGAGCTACCATGTACCTGTTCCTGATGAACTGGCTACTCAATTACTGGAAAAGAGTGAAAGAAGGGTTCTGGTTAAAATCAATCAACTAGGGCCCTATCATATGGCTTTGATGAAAGCCAAAGCGTATTGGTATATTTTAATCAACCAAGAGATCCGGACCAAATTAAAATTAGCGTCTGGGGATTCACTTTCCATCTCCATAGAGAGTGATTTTAGTGAATTTGGACATGAATTACCTGAAGAGTTTCAAGTATTAATGGACCAAGATGAGGAAGGAAATAAGTATTTCAAATCCTTGACGCCTGGTAAACAAAGAAGCTTGGTTTACCTGGTCACCAAAGTAAAAAATCCTGAAAGCAGGATGAAGAAGTCACTGGCCATTATGCATCATCTCCGATTATCCAAAGGAAAAATAGACTTCAAACAATTAAACGAACTGATTAAGTATTACAATAATTTGTAAGGGAGCTGTTTCGGATCCACCAAACGCT is a genomic window containing:
- a CDS encoding sensor histidine kinase; the encoded protein is MRNKFPNSGNSQLFESTNLSMNRIKFYSIISLFLIIVGSGISYWTSERIGYYTSALMETQDILQRTSELYASILERETNIRGFVITGEEAFLTNYRQSLIDAQMLLDKLKDLTTDNPKQQQNLEVLEDLIKQRVTVFEETISYYHEHGNLDGFLSSGRVENALSGYRTIKQVVTTINDEENRLFVERNRSLLNNINALPFIVGLISLFSISVGFVTLFSIFHYNKVQKIASRRIKNYQEQLQEQLYLLDDSNKELEQFAYVASHDLQEPLRKITAFSDLLVEQYSDTLKGDGELYLNRITVAANRMRRLITDLLEYSRAGRITSEEEKEIDLQDVIEIVLDDLEIAIVEKKAKVEVGTFPKVIGKETEFRQVFQNLISNALKFSDPKKIPEIKINCQEAPQEEIKRITLLEPELSYYKITVEDNGIGFDEEYSEKIFAIFQRLHGKNAFEGTGIGLSISKKIIEKSNGTIQAKSELGVGSVFTIYLPVIPS
- a CDS encoding response regulator, which encodes MFVKKPINILVAEDDDDDKLLIIKAFQKTLPKENVTCVEDGEALLQYLNRSAPFDDLTNYPVPDIILLDLNMPRKDGRTALAEIKSHEDFKKIPVIIFTTSNLKDDIEVTYKMGSNSYITKPGSFEGLVKVAKEIENYWSNTVMLPI
- a CDS encoding YdeI/OmpD-associated family protein, producing the protein MDFQGKLENFEFNHWSYHVPVPDELATQLLEKSERRVLVKINQLGPYHMALMKAKAYWYILINQEIRTKLKLASGDSLSISIESDFSEFGHELPEEFQVLMDQDEEGNKYFKSLTPGKQRSLVYLVTKVKNPESRMKKSLAIMHHLRLSKGKIDFKQLNELIKYYNNL
- a CDS encoding hybrid sensor histidine kinase/response regulator, encoding MSSETIRILYVDDDPDDLFLFSTILKKIKETNYQIESAASYEEALEKSQERFDVYLVDYKLGKATGLELIQEIKSIQKHAPVIMLTGMNTGSIDQEALQLGASDYLIKGEFDARTLDRTLRYAIRDSQLMESLDGAAIKFRSIFERAGDPFLLMDGTSKILEANPIFISKFGIEPHSEESGLGYFFTDLIEDQVSRLILMDVLGKKSELYDLETVLKIDSDTHINALISIAKQDANLFQVLIKDLTAMKAKEEEDLNLKKFSSTGRIARLLAHEVKNPLTTIVLSADQLQMELPENILEESGDLIEVIQRNCNRINQLVTQLLESTRFTELDIANYSINDLLDESLEQVIDRVQMKNLDVQKDYQDEICNIDVDAEKVKIALINLLVNAIEAMPESGGKLFLKTYIKGKQCRVELKDNGVGIPKENLERLFEPFFTSKESGSGLGLTNTQNIILSHGGSIRVKSEEGVGTTFLLSFNLSS